The following are from one region of the Poecilia reticulata strain Guanapo linkage group LG7, Guppy_female_1.0+MT, whole genome shotgun sequence genome:
- the LOC103467314 gene encoding probable E3 ubiquitin-protein ligase DTX3 isoform X2 — translation MENPANNSKHADSTGDCAICLERIQRKKTLKCQHSFCSECIDSVFRLKPACPICNTFHGVYTGTQPQGTMTVTHSFLKLPGFESCGSIVIQYSFPGGIQGAEHPNPGVRYSSTSRTAYLPDCAEGQKVLRLLRKAFDRRLTFTVGRSATTGLNNVITWNDIHHKTSINGGPERWLWMAK, via the exons ATGGAAAACCCGGCAAACAACAGCAAGCACGCTGACAGCACGGGAGACTGCGCCATCTGCTTGGAGAGgattcagaggaagaaaacGCTTAAGTGTCAGCACTCCTTCTGCTCGGAGTGCATCGACTCAGTTTTCAGACTGAAGCCCGCATGTCCGATATGCAACACCTTCCACGGAGTGTACACGGGGACCCAGCCGCAGGGCACGATGACGGTGACCCACAGCTTTCTGAAGCTGCCGGGCTTCGAGAGCTGTGGCTCAATTGTCATCCAGTACAGTTTCCCAGGGGGGATACAAGGG GCTGAGCACCCAAATCCCGGCGTGAGGTACAGCAGCACCTCTCGTACTGCCTACCTGCCAGATTGTGCAGAGGGACAGAAGGTCTTGAGGCTGCTAAGGAAAGCATTCGACCGAAGACTTACTTTTACCGTTGGACGGTCGGCCACCACGGGCCTCAACAATGTCATTACCTGGAACGACATTCACCACAAGACCAGCATAAATGGCGGTCCAGAGAG gtGGCTGTGGATGGCAAAGTGA
- the LOC103467314 gene encoding probable E3 ubiquitin-protein ligase DTX3 isoform X1 → MENPANNSKHADSTGDCAICLERIQRKKTLKCQHSFCSECIDSVFRLKPACPICNTFHGVYTGTQPQGTMTVTHSFLKLPGFESCGSIVIQYSFPGGIQGAEHPNPGVRYSSTSRTAYLPDCAEGQKVLRLLRKAFDRRLTFTVGRSATTGLNNVITWNDIHHKTSINGGPESFGYPDPAYLFRVQEELRLKGVTEDD, encoded by the exons ATGGAAAACCCGGCAAACAACAGCAAGCACGCTGACAGCACGGGAGACTGCGCCATCTGCTTGGAGAGgattcagaggaagaaaacGCTTAAGTGTCAGCACTCCTTCTGCTCGGAGTGCATCGACTCAGTTTTCAGACTGAAGCCCGCATGTCCGATATGCAACACCTTCCACGGAGTGTACACGGGGACCCAGCCGCAGGGCACGATGACGGTGACCCACAGCTTTCTGAAGCTGCCGGGCTTCGAGAGCTGTGGCTCAATTGTCATCCAGTACAGTTTCCCAGGGGGGATACAAGGG GCTGAGCACCCAAATCCCGGCGTGAGGTACAGCAGCACCTCTCGTACTGCCTACCTGCCAGATTGTGCAGAGGGACAGAAGGTCTTGAGGCTGCTAAGGAAAGCATTCGACCGAAGACTTACTTTTACCGTTGGACGGTCGGCCACCACGGGCCTCAACAATGTCATTACCTGGAACGACATTCACCACAAGACCAGCATAAATGGCGGTCCAGAGAG TTTTGGCTACCCAGATCCAGCGTACCTGTTCAGGGTTCAAGAGGAGCTTCGTCTTAAAGGTGTAACAGAGGATGACTGA